One genomic window of Natronorubrum aibiense includes the following:
- a CDS encoding cytochrome c biogenesis CcdA family protein: MIDGSLPLAFALGAGVATFFSPCAYPLLPGYVGFYVSQTEGEEASLTGALSRGLIAGTGALVTLGVLLVVAYQIGHSTLSNITLFEPIVGALLVVFGLLIVFDRAPSLSITLPKRRSSVLGFGIFGAGYALAAAGCVAPLFVAVIAQALSMPPLSAALVIGTYVGSIVLLMVSLTVATGMGLVASAGRLAAHSGTLKRVAGAIMIVAGLGQLYLSIVILDVL; the protein is encoded by the coding sequence ATGATCGACGGCTCGCTGCCGCTCGCGTTCGCGTTAGGTGCGGGCGTTGCGACGTTCTTCTCGCCGTGTGCGTATCCGCTCTTGCCGGGGTACGTCGGCTTCTACGTCAGTCAGACTGAAGGCGAGGAAGCGTCCCTGACGGGTGCGCTAAGCCGCGGCTTGATCGCCGGCACCGGCGCACTCGTCACGCTCGGAGTGTTGCTGGTCGTAGCCTATCAGATCGGCCACTCCACGCTGTCGAACATCACGCTGTTCGAGCCGATCGTCGGCGCACTGCTGGTCGTCTTCGGTCTCTTGATCGTGTTCGACCGGGCCCCGTCGCTGTCGATTACACTCCCGAAACGTCGCTCGAGCGTGCTCGGCTTTGGGATTTTCGGGGCTGGCTACGCGCTGGCGGCTGCAGGCTGTGTTGCGCCGCTGTTCGTCGCCGTGATCGCACAGGCGCTTTCGATGCCGCCGCTGTCGGCAGCGCTCGTTATCGGCACCTACGTCGGCAGCATCGTGCTACTGATGGTCTCGCTGACCGTCGCGACGGGAATGGGCCTCGTTGCCAGTGCTGGCCGGTTGGCAGCACACAGCGGGACGCTCAAGCGAGTCGCGGGTGCGATCATGATCGTCGCTGGTCTCGGACAGCTGTACCTCTCGATCGTCATTCTCGACGTTCTCTGA
- a CDS encoding iron transporter, which yields MDRRGFLRGTVVAGSVGVAGCLERFGFEEQSAWSNPPLVENRPDAVYLPAGSEEMRSYGRATDGEYAVDLSYTMPHRFWLVAGDTERVDVEADDSMHLMVTVWDAETDTVLPVNVSLELLHDGDSVGGQFSPWPMLSQRMGFHYGDNIHLPEEGSYTAKIRVGPLEVAHSGAFENRFESAATLEVDFEFERSDIHDLEYELVADDRRGSRDALSLMDHSEHATHDGNGNHDHGGIETPESFNELGHPPTSGGPPVDALPGTLLGTERSGDAELSALVSDADRMSEDGEYLIVCSRTPYNDVVLPLARLSTTVERDGSVVLEDESLVETLDHEFGHHYGLEVDSLESGDEIAITVDAPPQVSRHDGYETAFFEFETVTYEYH from the coding sequence ATGGATCGTCGGGGGTTCCTGCGTGGCACGGTCGTCGCCGGCAGCGTCGGCGTCGCTGGCTGTCTCGAGCGGTTCGGCTTCGAAGAGCAATCAGCCTGGTCGAATCCACCGCTCGTCGAGAACCGGCCGGATGCCGTCTACCTTCCAGCGGGCAGCGAGGAGATGCGGAGCTACGGGCGAGCAACCGACGGCGAGTACGCCGTCGATCTGAGCTACACGATGCCACACCGCTTCTGGCTCGTCGCCGGCGACACCGAACGGGTCGACGTCGAGGCCGACGACAGTATGCACCTCATGGTAACCGTCTGGGACGCCGAGACGGACACCGTCCTTCCGGTGAACGTCAGCCTCGAGTTGCTCCACGACGGCGACTCGGTCGGGGGCCAGTTCTCTCCTTGGCCGATGCTCTCCCAGCGAATGGGGTTTCACTACGGCGATAACATCCACCTTCCAGAAGAAGGATCGTACACGGCCAAAATCCGGGTCGGCCCGCTTGAGGTCGCACACAGCGGGGCCTTCGAAAACCGATTCGAGAGCGCGGCGACGCTCGAGGTCGATTTCGAGTTCGAGCGCTCGGACATCCACGACCTCGAGTACGAACTGGTTGCCGATGATCGCCGTGGCAGTCGCGATGCGCTATCGCTGATGGACCACAGCGAGCACGCGACACACGACGGCAACGGAAACCACGATCACGGCGGAATCGAGACTCCCGAGAGTTTCAACGAACTCGGCCATCCGCCTACGTCGGGTGGGCCACCGGTCGACGCGTTACCCGGCACACTGCTCGGTACCGAGCGGAGCGGCGATGCCGAACTCTCAGCCCTCGTCAGCGATGCTGACCGAATGAGTGAGGACGGTGAGTATCTTATCGTCTGCAGCCGAACGCCGTACAACGACGTCGTCCTCCCGCTTGCGAGACTGAGCACAACGGTCGAGCGAGACGGCTCGGTCGTCCTCGAGGACGAATCGCTGGTCGAGACGCTCGACCACGAGTTCGGCCATCACTACGGCCTCGAGGTTGACTCACTCGAGTCC
- a CDS encoding TlpA family protein disulfide reductase: MRRRDFLAGVGSVGVVAGAGAVAVYGVPSPESLRDGGSEGETYEPLEIETIEAPGSEAGSVLIPDPDRPTFIDFFGTWCAPCIEQMPALAEANQRIGDEVLFCSVTSEDVGEDGALTEADLVEWWEENDGNWTIGLDPTAELTANYLQGGYPSAVAIDASGRVQWGDSGVKTADELVGGIEQAIEAGDGDELL; encoded by the coding sequence ATGCGCCGACGAGATTTCCTCGCTGGAGTCGGCAGTGTCGGCGTCGTCGCCGGTGCTGGCGCGGTCGCCGTCTACGGCGTTCCGTCCCCTGAATCGCTTCGTGACGGTGGTTCCGAAGGTGAGACCTACGAGCCACTTGAGATCGAGACGATCGAGGCGCCGGGAAGCGAGGCTGGGTCGGTACTGATTCCCGATCCTGACCGGCCGACGTTCATCGATTTCTTCGGGACGTGGTGTGCGCCGTGTATCGAACAGATGCCGGCGCTCGCCGAGGCCAACCAGCGTATCGGCGATGAGGTCCTGTTTTGTTCCGTCACCAGTGAGGACGTCGGCGAAGACGGGGCGCTCACCGAGGCAGATCTCGTTGAGTGGTGGGAGGAGAACGATGGTAACTGGACCATTGGGCTTGATCCAACAGCCGAGTTGACCGCGAACTATCTCCAGGGTGGCTACCCCTCGGCCGTCGCGATCGATGCCTCGGGACGCGTCCAGTGGGGCGACTCCGGGGTCAAAACCGCGGACGAACTCGTCGGCGGGATCGAACAGGCGATCGAGGCCGGTGACGGTGACGAGCTACTATGA